From a region of the Synechococcus sp. RS9916 genome:
- a CDS encoding type II secretion system protein, with amino-acid sequence MLFNTMKLNSSGFSLLELLVGMVIVTIGLSAAIPSYVRNMRQGEVDRYTQQLEAGFFGLRAKLGQQKTSCTLQFDSSGLNNFVPPADLVEMTNYPSRIECCNSDIEAAGQSSGCAYGPEIGVLLAGDSSGMERDKIIRDRSLRLLNREGTPESKLVEVSVNLATYELTPPGTSTMSEDLLFLIRSSSSQEQRLRTRCLKISGTGTVLRASWNSLTSSCVK; translated from the coding sequence CTTGAGCTTTTAGTTGGCATGGTGATTGTCACGATTGGCCTTTCAGCGGCTATACCGTCTTATGTGCGTAACATGCGCCAGGGAGAGGTTGATCGATATACGCAGCAATTGGAGGCTGGGTTTTTTGGCTTGCGTGCCAAGCTTGGTCAGCAGAAAACCAGTTGCACATTGCAGTTTGATTCTAGTGGTCTTAATAACTTTGTGCCTCCCGCCGATCTGGTGGAGATGACAAATTATCCATCGCGAATTGAATGTTGTAACAGCGATATCGAAGCTGCCGGTCAATCCAGTGGTTGTGCCTATGGACCCGAAATTGGTGTGTTGTTGGCGGGAGACTCCAGTGGCATGGAAAGAGATAAAATCATTCGCGATCGTTCGCTACGGCTGCTCAATCGCGAGGGCACCCCGGAATCAAAGTTGGTTGAAGTGAGTGTGAATTTGGCGACCTATGAGCTCACCCCTCCTGGCACCAGCACGATGTCAGAGGATCTTTTATTTCTGATTCGATCTTCCAGTAGCCAGGAGCAACGATTGCGGACCCGTTGCCTCAAGATATCCGGAACTGGCACTGTTCTTCGTGCCAGTTGGAACTCCTTGACTAGCAGCTGTGTGAAGTGA
- the lepA gene encoding translation elongation factor 4 codes for MTDAPVSRIRNFCIIAHIDHGKSTLADRLLQDTGTVANRDMQDQFLDNMDLERERGITIKLQAARMNYKAADGEEYVLNLIDTPGHVDFSYEVSRSLQACEGALLVVDASQGVEAQTLANVYLALENDLEIIPVLNKIDLPGADPDRIKEEVEAIIGLDCSNAIPCSAKTGLGVPEILQAVVDRVPPPADTVKEPTKALIFDSYYDPYRGVIVYFRVMSGSISCKDKVLLMASKKTYELDEIGIMAPDQKKVDELHAGEVGYLAASIKAVADARVGDTITLFNAPAEEPLPGYTEAKPMVFCGLFPTEADQYPDLREALDKLQLSDAALQFEPETSSAMGFGFRCGFLGLLHMEIVQERLEREYDLDLIVTAPSVIYKVNMIDGSEIMVDNPATLPDPQKRESIEEPYVKMEIYTPNDYNGALMGLCQERRGEYIDMKYITTDRVTLIYELPLAEVVTDFFDQMKTRTQGYASMEYQLIGYRKNQLVRLDVLINGERADALTTIVHQDKAYNVGKALVEKLKELIPRQQFKIPIQASIGSRIIASTSISAMRKDVLAKCYGGDISRKKKLLKKQAKGKKRMKAMGKVDVPQEAFMAVLKLND; via the coding sequence ATGACCGACGCCCCCGTCTCACGGATCCGCAATTTCTGCATCATTGCCCACATCGACCACGGCAAGTCGACCCTGGCGGACCGGCTTCTGCAGGACACGGGCACGGTGGCGAACCGCGACATGCAGGACCAGTTTCTGGACAACATGGATCTGGAACGGGAGCGGGGGATCACCATCAAGCTCCAGGCCGCCCGGATGAATTACAAGGCGGCGGATGGTGAGGAGTACGTCCTCAACCTGATCGACACTCCCGGCCACGTCGACTTTTCCTATGAGGTGAGCCGGTCGCTGCAGGCCTGCGAAGGCGCCCTGCTGGTGGTGGATGCCAGCCAAGGGGTTGAGGCCCAAACCCTGGCCAACGTGTATCTGGCGCTGGAGAACGATCTCGAGATCATTCCGGTGCTCAACAAGATCGATCTGCCGGGCGCCGATCCCGATCGGATCAAGGAAGAAGTGGAGGCGATCATCGGCCTCGACTGCAGCAACGCCATCCCCTGCTCGGCCAAGACCGGTTTAGGGGTGCCCGAAATTCTCCAGGCTGTGGTGGACCGGGTGCCGCCCCCGGCGGACACGGTGAAGGAGCCCACCAAGGCCCTGATCTTCGACTCCTATTACGACCCCTACCGGGGCGTGATTGTCTATTTCCGGGTGATGAGCGGCAGCATCAGCTGCAAAGACAAGGTCTTGCTGATGGCCAGCAAGAAGACCTATGAACTCGATGAGATCGGGATCATGGCGCCCGATCAGAAAAAGGTGGATGAGCTCCACGCCGGCGAGGTGGGCTACCTGGCGGCGTCAATCAAGGCGGTGGCCGACGCTCGTGTGGGCGACACCATCACCCTGTTCAACGCACCGGCGGAAGAGCCGTTGCCGGGTTACACCGAGGCCAAGCCGATGGTGTTCTGCGGCTTGTTCCCCACCGAAGCCGATCAATATCCCGATCTGCGTGAAGCGCTTGACAAACTGCAGCTCTCCGATGCAGCGCTGCAGTTTGAGCCGGAAACCAGTAGTGCCATGGGCTTTGGTTTCCGCTGCGGCTTCCTGGGCCTGCTGCACATGGAAATCGTGCAGGAGCGCCTGGAGCGGGAGTACGACCTCGATCTGATCGTCACCGCCCCGTCGGTGATTTACAAGGTGAACATGATCGACGGCAGCGAGATCATGGTGGATAACCCCGCCACGCTCCCGGATCCACAGAAGCGCGAATCAATCGAAGAGCCCTACGTGAAAATGGAGATCTACACGCCGAACGATTACAACGGCGCATTGATGGGGCTCTGCCAAGAACGGCGCGGTGAGTACATCGACATGAAGTACATCACAACCGATCGGGTGACCCTGATTTATGAATTGCCGCTGGCGGAAGTGGTGACGGACTTCTTCGATCAGATGAAGACCCGCACCCAGGGCTATGCCTCCATGGAATATCAGTTGATTGGCTACCGCAAGAATCAACTGGTGCGCCTCGATGTGTTGATCAACGGTGAGCGTGCCGATGCCCTCACCACGATCGTGCACCAAGACAAGGCCTACAACGTGGGTAAAGCTCTAGTAGAGAAACTGAAGGAACTGATTCCACGCCAGCAGTTCAAGATTCCCATCCAGGCCTCAATCGGCAGCCGCATCATTGCCTCCACCAGCATCAGCGCCATGCGTAAAGACGTGCTGGCCAAGTGTTACGGCGGTGACATCTCCCGGAAGAAGAAACTGCTCAAGAAACAGGCCAAAGGCAAGAAGCGCATGAAGGCGATGGGCAAGGTGGATGTGCCTCAGGAAGCTTTCATGGCGGTGTTGAAGTTAAACGACTAG
- a CDS encoding vWA domain-containing protein, producing the protein MNSKALLSCIRRKPEINGFAGMSELVIAAGVGTLLIMASGVALQSTGTLIKQSEDKTTLRQNSTNGLRLMRSEVERSMHLVLNQSNSFPEDQAHINLSDSRYTSMVANCRALAGTRLFKPLFGVKMIELNQPVLYGMSMGSGGFTIERCGAPLDPDGKYNETSKVFLSRVLEGIGAIPCRKESELKEGESLSTVCEEEGPSKAEILSTTDFAFTAGQTPSRTERQPALRIQTDTNYKLVKFIDPTAAEEGEDEDAITESFINKLGVGDRRVTYQPLYFTAFARADKRVDNFGEEGQGGPLSGAFFQNITSSNVRFVIDGSGSMSACVMWGDGYGSWRTFYDPNEGRYRDTRRICALTRMEALISEMTMILDQLPNNTKVGLTSFSSRGYGNHKEWSESQDGLVRLGDDGKRDSAIEFVNSLDNERVTQWGGTDPWNAIQKAFDDTEADTLYLMSDGRPNRDRNGGNWSSWDHQSTADYYAGENDDRQYDGKDRALIVNTTSFGLESPWLEKLSGLTQGYYNQIDKDSLQEGQDENS; encoded by the coding sequence ATGAATTCCAAAGCCTTGCTTTCCTGTATTCGTCGCAAGCCGGAAATCAATGGCTTCGCAGGGATGAGCGAGTTGGTGATTGCGGCCGGTGTTGGGACACTCTTGATTATGGCTTCTGGTGTCGCGCTGCAATCGACTGGGACGCTAATTAAGCAGTCTGAGGACAAAACAACGCTTCGTCAGAATTCCACAAATGGTTTGCGGCTTATGCGTTCTGAGGTTGAGCGCAGCATGCATCTTGTGCTGAACCAATCCAATTCTTTCCCGGAGGATCAGGCTCATATCAATCTAAGTGATAGTCGCTACACATCCATGGTTGCTAACTGTAGGGCTTTGGCAGGAACTCGTCTTTTTAAGCCATTGTTCGGTGTCAAAATGATTGAGTTGAACCAACCTGTTCTCTATGGCATGAGTATGGGGTCAGGTGGATTCACTATCGAACGCTGTGGTGCCCCGCTGGATCCAGATGGGAAATACAATGAGACGTCAAAGGTGTTTCTTTCGCGCGTTCTGGAAGGTATTGGTGCTATCCCTTGCCGCAAAGAAAGTGAGCTTAAAGAAGGTGAAAGTCTTTCCACCGTTTGTGAAGAAGAGGGTCCTAGCAAGGCTGAGATTCTGAGCACCACTGACTTTGCCTTCACTGCTGGACAAACACCAAGCCGAACTGAGCGTCAACCCGCACTACGGATTCAAACGGACACCAACTACAAATTGGTCAAGTTCATTGATCCCACTGCTGCAGAAGAGGGCGAGGATGAAGATGCCATCACCGAAAGCTTCATCAATAAATTGGGGGTTGGCGACAGACGGGTTACTTACCAGCCTCTCTATTTCACGGCTTTTGCTCGTGCTGATAAACGAGTCGACAATTTTGGAGAAGAGGGGCAAGGTGGCCCTCTTAGCGGTGCTTTCTTTCAGAACATCACCAGCAGCAATGTGCGCTTTGTGATCGATGGATCAGGTTCGATGAGTGCCTGTGTGATGTGGGGTGATGGCTATGGATCATGGCGCACTTTCTATGATCCAAATGAAGGTCGTTATCGCGATACAAGGAGAATTTGTGCCTTGACTCGTATGGAGGCGCTGATTAGTGAAATGACGATGATCCTCGATCAGTTGCCAAATAACACAAAGGTAGGACTCACCTCCTTCAGCTCTCGTGGCTATGGCAATCACAAAGAGTGGAGTGAATCCCAGGACGGTTTAGTGCGTTTGGGTGATGATGGCAAGCGAGACTCAGCGATCGAGTTTGTTAATTCGCTGGATAACGAAAGGGTGACTCAATGGGGCGGCACTGATCCATGGAATGCCATTCAAAAAGCCTTTGACGACACAGAAGCCGATACGCTGTATTTGATGTCGGATGGTCGGCCCAATCGAGATCGTAACGGTGGTAATTGGTCAAGTTGGGACCATCAATCTACTGCTGACTATTACGCAGGTGAAAACGACGATCGTCAGTACGACGGAAAAGACCGTGCGCTGATTGTGAATACAACGTCTTTTGGCCTGGAGTCGCCCTGGTTGGAAAAACTGTCTGGGCTCACCCAGGGCTATTACAACCAGATCGATAAGGATTCACTCCAAGAGGGTCAAGATGAGAACAGTTGA